The Moorena producens PAL-8-15-08-1 genomic interval TGCTGATAAGAGGGCGCGACGCACTTCTTTTAGGGCGTCTTGGATGTTAGAACTAGAGATCTTGTCCTGACCCCGTAGTTTTTTCCAAGCATCTTCTAAGCGTTCGGCGAGAGCATCAAACATACGTCAATTGTCAATAATTGTGATGGTTTTGTTCTTATAGTTACTTTACTGGGTCGCCAGAGTTTTGATATACCACACATCTTAGCTACACACCTTACTAGCATAGCGCTTTTGGGGATTGTAGTTCAATGTGTTGGTAAGCATTCAGCCCTAGGCTATTCGTAACATTTGTTCAAGCGGTTAAAATCAAGGCATGACTTAAGAGCTACTGCCGAATTAGGGAGCGCGTGAATCAACTTTCTGTGCAACAGATGAGGGCTGGTTTTTCTGTATGCCAGCTACCACCACCATTAAAACCGCCAGATGTATTGCGGGTAATTGTTCCGAGTGGAACCTTGCGTGAGGTTGATGCTTTCAATCGGGGGATTGAGATTTGGGGATCCCGTGGCTACCATGTTCAATTACCACAGAACTGGAACGCTAGGGAAGGTTACCTAGCTGGGACTGATAGTCAGCGACGCCAACAGTTGCTCGAAGCCTGTCTTGACCCCAAATGTCGGGGCATTCTCTGTGGTAGAGGAGGTTATGGTAGCGCTAGACTTCTGGAAGACTGGACATGGCCAGAACAGTTGAAGTGGTTGATTGGTTTTTCTGATATTACTGCTTTACTGTGGAGTCTTGGTCAGATTGGGATTTCGGGTGTTCATGGTCCGTTATTGACTACTATTGCTGGTGAACCGGAATGGTCACTCAAGCGCTTGTTTGATTGGGTGGAAGGACGACCCATAGCTCCCTTGAAAGGGGTTGGTTGGGGAGGTGGTAAAGTTTCTGGTGTGTTGCTACCGGCTAATCTTACAGTCGCTACTCATCTGCTGGGTACACCCCTACAACCTTCCTTATCAGGAGTTATTCTTGCTCTCGAAGATGTCACCGAGGCTCCCTACCGCATTGACCGGATGTTGACTCAGTGGCGCATGAGTGGTGCAATGGCCGGGGTGAAAGGTATTGCCTTAGGGCGGTTTAGCCGTTGTGCTCCTCCCAAGGATGTTCCTAGCTGGACTGTGGAGGAAGTTTTGCGCGATCGCATTTGGGATCTCGGTATACCGGTTGTCTCTGACTTGCCTTTCGGTCACGATGGGGTTAACGCTGCTCTTCCTGTCGGACAGCTGGTTGAACTAGATGCTGAGGCCGGGACGTTGAGTTGGGTTGGAGGTTAGCAGGTTAGCAGGTTAGCAGGTTGAAAGTTGGCAGGTTGAAAGTTGGCAGGTTGAACCCGCACGGGTGGCCTTTTGGCCAAGGTTAGCTGTCCGGCAAAATTCATCCCACACCTAATGCTGCGCATTAGGTGTGGGATGAATTTTGCACAGAGTATGTATGGAATTGCTATAATATATATACTGATAAACAAAGCCGTTCGCGAAGCGTGGCCAAAGGCCTTAAATGCTGGTTTGTCAGCTATTTACAGCGCGAAAAAATCGAATTTTTGTATTGTTCCGGCGCGGAGGGGCATCCCGGAGACGAAACCTTATCAGAGGGTCGCCTTAATCATAAAGTTTTAACCCTTTACCCATAGCCGACTAACCATAAAGGCTCCACTCTTCTTGCGGTAACTTCTGACCGTGTCGTTAATAAAGCAAGCCTACGTATCCGTTCGCGCAGCGTCGGCGAAAGCCGATACCGTTGGGTGGAGTTGGCAAGAAGCCTACACGCTCACTCGTTCGCGGAGCGGCTCTGTAAGAGCAGAGTCAGTGTAGGAGTATGTCACCCAGTTAGCAGGTTAGCAGGTTGAAGCTGGAAAGCTTGTTATTCCGTTTGTTTCCATCACCTTTTAAGGAAGGCACTATCTTCGAATGTAACTTATTATTAACACTTTTTTAATCTTCTCAAATCAGGAGAGTAAAGGGAATACCAGCATGATAAGCTGACAAATACACTTAAAAAAGTATAATAGGATAGATGCCATATGGCTGAGTCAAGCCAGGTTCCTTATTTGTTGAGGGCGGCTCGTGGTGAGGAGTTAGAGCGCCCCCCTGTGTGGATGATGCGACAGGCAGGTCGTTATATGAAGGTTTATCGCGATTTACGGGATAAGTATCCGAGTTTTCGCGAGCGCTCCGAAAATCCCGACATAGCGATTGAGATTTCTCTACAACCCTGGAAAGCGTTTAAACCAGATGGAGTGATTTTGTTCTCTGATATTCTAACTCCATTGCCAGGGATTGGTATCGATTTTGATATTGTCGAAAGTAAAGGGCCAATCATTAACCAACCGATTCGTACCCAGGAACAAATTGACCAGCTACATCTGTTGGATTTAGAGAAATTTGGGTTTATCCGGGAAATTTTGAAGGCGCTACGGGACGAAGTCGGCAATAAAGCAGCAGTGCTAGGTTTTGTCGGTGCTCCCTGGACTTTGGGCGCTTATGCCATTGAGGGTAAAAGTTCTAAAAATTACTCCATCATTAAAGGAATGGCGTTCTCACAACCAGCTATGCTACACCAATTCTTGGGTAAGCTAGCTGATGCGATCGCTATCTATGTCCGTTACCAAATCAATAGCGGTGCTCAGGTCATACAAATGTTTGACTCTTGGGCAGGTGAACTGAGTCCCCAAGACTACGAAACCTTTGCCTTACCCTATCAGCAGCGAGTAGTACAGCAGGTTAAAGCCACTCACCCAGATACCCCGTTCATTCTCTATATCAGTGGTAGCGCTGGAGTGCTTGAACGCATGGGACAGTCCGGGGTTGATATGGTCAGCGTAGACTGGACCGTAGACATGGCAGAAGCTAGAGCAAGATTGGGTCCTGATATGAAAGTTCAGGGCAATATCGACCCAGGAGTGCTCTTTGGGTCACAAGCTTTTATTCGCGATCGCATTGTCGATACTATTCGCAAAGCTGGCCACAAAGGTCATATCTTAAATCTCGGTCATGGTGTTTTACCCGGCACTCCAGAAGATAATGTTAGATTCTTCTTTGAAACTGCCAAAAAGGCAAATGAATTAATGGCTGTTCATGCATAATAGTCGATAACACAAGAGAGAGTAGCAATCTAGTACATGATTAGCGTTACGCATGGGTAACATACCCGCATGTTTTCAACAAAACTCCTCTGGGAATGTGGTACAATCGGCCTATGCAATAACCAAGCAATAACAGTATTAGGCTTGACATCCAGATACTCTTCTACAAGAGTGGGTAGCCTGTGAAAAGGTAACTGAGTAAAGCCATCAGTTTTAAATCTCCCGAAAATAACGGAGATAAGCCACAAAGTTGTCACCTCAAATTCAATTTCAATATTAGGTTGGGTTCCAGCCGATTTGAAGCCTGTGGATAGGGTGCTGCCGACAGTCCTAGTTGAAACAGGAAGTAAACAGGCGTCGTTGTGACGTTTTTGTCCGCGATGTTCACGTTTTATAGAACAGTAGAGAATCGATAACCAGATTCTGTGCCATTTTCTCCCTCTAGCAGTCATAGGTTTGGGGAGCGCTAGTCCCCCCTAGGGTATCCTTCGGTCAGAGTTGGACCGGGCTTTCAAGGTGCAGACGTTTACTTGTCCACGTAGCCCCTCCACTAAATGGAATCCTCGCTTCAGTCTCATCCCCTTGAAGGGGATGAGATTAACAACCTTATACAACTATCTTGAGAGTGCAGATACTTGATTAGACAATTGATTAGATAGCCTTAAAGCGATATAATTTAGTACTAAACGGTATTTAATGGACACCAATGTACCTCACTCCAATTGAAGCTCAGGAAAAATTTGGATATCACCCCAGGACTTTAGCTAGGTGGGCAGAAGCCGGAAGGATTGAATGCATTAGATCACCTGGAGGGCATCGTCGTTATTTGGCAAGTTCGATAGAGCAACTGATAGATGGGGTGGATTCTCGTTCCGTGGTTCTCTACGCCAGAGTCTCTACTAGGTCTCAGTCAGAGGATCTAGCCTCTCAGATTGAGTATCTAGGTCGGAACTACCCAAATTGTCGGTGCTATTCAGAGTATGGATCTGGGCTGAATTTCAAGCGCCAAAAATTCATTAACTTAATGGAAAAAGTCGCAGAGTCAGAGATCAAGACCATCGTAATCGCTCACAAAGACAGGCTTTGCCGATTTGGCTTCGACTTTGTGGAGTGGTTTTGTTCTCTCCACAAGTGCCAGATAGTGGTATTGAACAACACTTACAAGTCCCCTCAGCAGGAACTTATGGATGATTTTATGTCTATAATGCACTGTTTTAGCTCCAAGCTTTACTTTCTTCGTCGCTACGAGAAAGACATTAAGTCTACCGTCATAAAAATGGACAAGCCAAACAAAGTGTAATATACTAGACTCATAACAACTAAGATATGGCGATGCCCAGACCCAAAAAAGTAGGAGTGACAAAGAAAATATCGACTTCACACGTCCCCGTAACGGGGATGACTAAGTCGGTTGAGACTGAGCTACTGTCTACTATGAAAAAGTTAGGTGTCGTCAGATCTGAGTCCTACAACAAATTAGGAAGTATCAACCATTGGGGTATTGACTCGAAGAAGTCATTTAGAGAGGTCAGAACCTTCAGAAGCCCTGAATCGTTGGGGTTACCTTCTAAATTGATGGACTGGACAGTTTGTGATGTGGCGAAAGCGATCGCTGCACAACAAGCCGCCTGCATTGATGCGGTAGTCAAAAAGGTTTACCGGAAGTTCCCCGGAAAAGAGAATCAAGCTAGACGGAAGGAATATGCCACGCAGCTTAAGACTTTGTCTTTTCTGGACAACCCCCTACTTCACCGATGGATAAGGAAAGAGTATCAGCGTGGACATTCCTGGGTCAGAAATCAAATAGTCTACCAGCAACCTGGGTACAAGTGCAAAAGACTGTCCCGTAATACTTACCAGTTAGAATTAGCTGGACTCACTAGAGGAAAAAGGAATAAGGTCGTTGTTAGGTCTAACCGGAAGATAAAAGGTCAGATCCGAGTGATCTACAACCAAGATTTGCAAAGGTTTGAAGTTCACTTTCTGGTAGATCATGGCACCGTTGAAATTCCTTCTGAACGCCGGAGCATTGGGGTAGATAAGGGTTACACAGAGGCTTTCTATGATTCAGATGGTCAGGCTCACGGCAAAGGACTAGGAAGATCCGCCACTAAGAAATCAGATCGCATTTGTGCCAAGAACCGCAATAGAGGGAAGCTGTGGGCACTACACAGAAAACTAGAAACAATAGATCCAGCTAAGTCTGCTAGGATACTAGAGAATAATCTAACCAGAAAGACAGAACGCCGCCGTTACAGACAGAACCAAGCTGAACTGACGGCGATAATAGGAGCAGCTTCTAAGTCTCTTTTCAATGGAGAAGCTCTAAAAGTTTTTGCAGAAGATTTAACACAACCAATACGAAATAAGCGCCAGTCGAAAGTGATGTCTCGCCGACTAACTAGTTGGATGAAAGGAAAAATGAGAGACTCCTTGCAGAAATGGGCTAATTGGACTGGTTCGGTTGTGATAGAAGTCCAGCCTAGCTACACGTCGCAAATTGACTCTAGGAATGGCACCCTATTGGGGCACAGAACTGGGGACAATTTTACCGGATATGATGGGGTCGTGTTGCAGGCTGACCATAATGCTGCATTGAACATCCTTGCTCGTGGTACCGACTTCGAAATTACTCGGCATATGAGCAGAGTAGAAGTTCACGCAGTGTTATTGCGTCGTACCGCGCGTTGCCTAGAAGGGTTGGGACTGGATCTACTTGATGCTGTCGCGATTGGTATTCTCGACAGCAAACATAGCAGGTCTCAGGCTTTTAAGCAACTCCTCAACGTGATTTGAGGAACGTCCAGACAGATGGGTGGTTAGAAGTTACCGTAAGAATAAGGCAGCCTTTATGGTTTGTCGGCTATGGGTAAAAGGGTTAAAACTTTATGATTAAGGCTGCCTTATTCTAAGGTTTCGTCTCCGGCAGGCTAACTCCAATTGCCGCATTACCACTCCTCACTCGGACAACAATAGTTTGCACCTTGACCGTTTTGTGCGGGTTTATCCCAATTAATGACGGTTTAAGAGTATCACGACTAAGGATAGAATCCTTCAAGATGCATCACCACAACAATAAAGGAAGTGTTCTTGACTCGATCAAAACCTTCTTGTACCCCTAGAAGTAGTTGACCTAGTTGTTTGTTTGTGTTAGGTCAGGATCGGGAGTACATAATTAAATCTAAAATCCAAAATCCCATGACCTCTAAGCGGATTTTTATCACTGGTGCTAGTGGCTGCATTGGTCACTACATCACTGAAGCCTTAAGTCTCGACACTGACCATGAGTTGTATTTGTTAGTCAGAAACCCTGACAAATTAAAGTTTGACGACTTGAAGTTTGGCGACAAGGGGCGTGCTGGCATTACCATTCTAAAAGGTGACCTGCGCCAGATTGAAGACTTTGGTGACTTGCTCAAGACCATGGATGCGGCAATTCTGGCAGCAACCGCTTGGGGAGGGCAACAGGAAACATTTGATATTAACGTTGTCAAAACTATCGAGTTAATCAACTTGCTTGACCCTACTGTTTGTGAGCAAGTAATTTATTTCTCTACTGCTAGCGTATTGGATAGGAATAACCAATTACTCAAAGAAGCTGGTGAACTTGGAACAGAATATATCTATTCCAAATACACTTGTCTGAAGCGCTTATCCCAATTAGCGTCCGCTCCTAAGATTACTACCCTCTTTCCTACCTTGGTACTAGGGGGAGACGAAACTAAACCCTACTCCCATCTGTCATCGGGACTCCCAGATATTGTCAAATGGATTAACTTGATTCGTTGGTTTAGAGCTGATGGCAGTTTCCACTTCATCCACGCCCAAGATATTGCTCAGGTCGTGCGATACCTGATTGATCATCATCCCTCTCAACCATTGAGTGCAGAAGCAGAGTGGATGTCTAGTGGTAGATTGGTTTTAGGTTGTCAGCCGTTGAGTGTCAACCAAGCCGTAGAAGAAGTTTGTAAGTATCTTGGTAAACAAATTTATTTTCGCCTACCATTGTTTATCTGGCTTGCCAATATCTTTATTGTGCTGTTCCGGATTCAGATGGATCCTTGGAGTCGGTTTTCCTTGAATTACCGACATTTTATTTATCACAACCCCGTTAATCCAACCACCTTTGGTTTACCGACTTACTGTCCTACACTTACTGACGTTCTGAAAGTTAGTGGCATTAGCAGAGATTAGATTTTTCAAATCGTTACACTTTAAACTAGAAACAGGACTCCTAGTTAAGTTGTCTTTAATTTTTTAATTGCTGGAATCTAAATTATGCTTACTTCTAACATAACACTATCAAATACTCCATAACTCGGTTCAATTCCA includes:
- a CDS encoding NAD-dependent epimerase/dehydratase family protein; the encoded protein is MTSKRIFITGASGCIGHYITEALSLDTDHELYLLVRNPDKLKFDDLKFGDKGRAGITILKGDLRQIEDFGDLLKTMDAAILAATAWGGQQETFDINVVKTIELINLLDPTVCEQVIYFSTASVLDRNNQLLKEAGELGTEYIYSKYTCLKRLSQLASAPKITTLFPTLVLGGDETKPYSHLSSGLPDIVKWINLIRWFRADGSFHFIHAQDIAQVVRYLIDHHPSQPLSAEAEWMSSGRLVLGCQPLSVNQAVEEVCKYLGKQIYFRLPLFIWLANIFIVLFRIQMDPWSRFSLNYRHFIYHNPVNPTTFGLPTYCPTLTDVLKVSGISRD
- the hemE gene encoding uroporphyrinogen decarboxylase, with protein sequence MAESSQVPYLLRAARGEELERPPVWMMRQAGRYMKVYRDLRDKYPSFRERSENPDIAIEISLQPWKAFKPDGVILFSDILTPLPGIGIDFDIVESKGPIINQPIRTQEQIDQLHLLDLEKFGFIREILKALRDEVGNKAAVLGFVGAPWTLGAYAIEGKSSKNYSIIKGMAFSQPAMLHQFLGKLADAIAIYVRYQINSGAQVIQMFDSWAGELSPQDYETFALPYQQRVVQQVKATHPDTPFILYISGSAGVLERMGQSGVDMVSVDWTVDMAEARARLGPDMKVQGNIDPGVLFGSQAFIRDRIVDTIRKAGHKGHILNLGHGVLPGTPEDNVRFFFETAKKANELMAVHA
- a CDS encoding zinc ribbon domain-containing protein — its product is MPRPKKVGVTKKISTSHVPVTGMTKSVETELLSTMKKLGVVRSESYNKLGSINHWGIDSKKSFREVRTFRSPESLGLPSKLMDWTVCDVAKAIAAQQAACIDAVVKKVYRKFPGKENQARRKEYATQLKTLSFLDNPLLHRWIRKEYQRGHSWVRNQIVYQQPGYKCKRLSRNTYQLELAGLTRGKRNKVVVRSNRKIKGQIRVIYNQDLQRFEVHFLVDHGTVEIPSERRSIGVDKGYTEAFYDSDGQAHGKGLGRSATKKSDRICAKNRNRGKLWALHRKLETIDPAKSARILENNLTRKTERRRYRQNQAELTAIIGAASKSLFNGEALKVFAEDLTQPIRNKRQSKVMSRRLTSWMKGKMRDSLQKWANWTGSVVIEVQPSYTSQIDSRNGTLLGHRTGDNFTGYDGVVLQADHNAALNILARGTDFEITRHMSRVEVHAVLLRRTARCLEGLGLDLLDAVAIGILDSKHSRSQAFKQLLNVI
- a CDS encoding S66 peptidase family protein; amino-acid sequence: MRAGFSVCQLPPPLKPPDVLRVIVPSGTLREVDAFNRGIEIWGSRGYHVQLPQNWNAREGYLAGTDSQRRQQLLEACLDPKCRGILCGRGGYGSARLLEDWTWPEQLKWLIGFSDITALLWSLGQIGISGVHGPLLTTIAGEPEWSLKRLFDWVEGRPIAPLKGVGWGGGKVSGVLLPANLTVATHLLGTPLQPSLSGVILALEDVTEAPYRIDRMLTQWRMSGAMAGVKGIALGRFSRCAPPKDVPSWTVEEVLRDRIWDLGIPVVSDLPFGHDGVNAALPVGQLVELDAEAGTLSWVGG
- a CDS encoding IS607 family transposase; the encoded protein is MYLTPIEAQEKFGYHPRTLARWAEAGRIECIRSPGGHRRYLASSIEQLIDGVDSRSVVLYARVSTRSQSEDLASQIEYLGRNYPNCRCYSEYGSGLNFKRQKFINLMEKVAESEIKTIVIAHKDRLCRFGFDFVEWFCSLHKCQIVVLNNTYKSPQQELMDDFMSIMHCFSSKLYFLRRYEKDIKSTVIKMDKPNKV